Part of the Meiothermus sp. QL-1 genome is shown below.
TGAAGGGCACCAGGTCGAGTCGCACGGGGAGGTGCACCGCCCGGCCTTCTGGCTTCTACCCTGGCAGGAGGCCCGGCAGATCCGGGCAGTCCCGGGCCGCTACTACCGTCCGCCCCATGGCATCCACACCCCCTGGACCCGCCTCCTGGCAGGGTGGGCCGGCAAGCGGGTGGCCCTGTGGGACCTGGAGTCGCGCGACTGGACCCGGGAAGACCCCAAGGCCCTAGCTGAGCGGGTTGTTTTCTGGTGCCGGCCAGGCTCTATCATCCTCTTGCACGACAACGAACGCTTCCCGGCTACTTTGGCCATCCTGGACGAGATTCTTCCGCGCCTCAAGGCCCTGGGCTACCAGATGGTGCGCCTGGACGAGCTGGAAGCCCGGCCCCTTTCCTGGCGCGAGGGGCTGATGCGGGCCAGCCAGGGCAGCCACGAGCGTTATTTCATCAAGAACAGGGTGATGCGGCTTGGCCTGGGGCCCTTCGACTACCTGGCGGTAAGCCCTTGCGCCTTCCCAGGGCCCAGCCAGCCCGGGCTGCGCAAGGGAGAGCCCAGCCTCGAGGTGCACCTCGACTCGGTGCGCACCCCGGCCATGACCCAGGTGCAGCTTTTGCGCCAGGGGCGGCGGGGCTTTACCCTGCTGGCCGAGTACCTGAAGCAGCACCCCGAGATCCGGGGGGTCTGGGGCATCTCCCAGGCCGCTACGGGCCTCAGGGTCTTTGGCTTCCGCCTGGCGCCGGTTACCCTGTGGCAGCGCCTGGTCTACGGTGCGGCCAGCACCTGGTTTTTGTGGCTTTACAGGGGTGAGGCCCCCAAGCGCGGGGTGCCCATCGCCCAGCTCGGCTACAGCCCCCGCGAAGAGTTCCTGGCGCGCTGGGATAAGTCCCCAGCGGAGGCTGAAGGTAGCTTATCCCCCTAGGAAGCCAGGGGTAAACCCCGTATCCTAGGTGGTTGGAGGAAGGAATGGAGAAAGGAACCCTGCGGGTCAAAACCGGATTCGCCGAGATGTTCAAGGGGGGCGTGATCATGGACGTGGTCAACGCCCAGCAGGCCGAGATTGCCCAGGAGGCTGGGGCGGTGGCGGTGATGGCGCTGGAGCGCGTTCCCGCCGATATTCGTGCCCAGGGCGGCGTGGCCCGCATGTCTGACCCCAAGCTGATCAAGGAGATTATGGCTGCGGTCTCCATCCCGGTGATGGCCAAGTGCCGCATCGGCCACTTTGTGGAGGCCCAGATCCTGGAGGCCATCGGGGTGGATTTCATCGACGAGTCGGAGGTGCTCACCCCAGCCGATGAGTCCTTCCACATCGACAAGCACGCCTTTAAGGTGCCCTTCGTTTGCGGGGCCACCGATATCGGCGAGGCCCTGCGCCGCATCGCCGAGGGGGCCGCGATGATCCGCACCAAGGGCGAGGCTGGCACCGGCAACGTGGTGGAGGCGGTGCGGCACGCCCGCAAGGTGCTCGGGGGCATCCGGCAGATCCAGGCCACCCCCCGCGAGGAGCTGATGACCCTGGCCAAGAACCTGGGGGCCCCCTATGAGCTGGTGCTCTGGGTGCACGAGCACGGGCGGCTGCCGGTGGTCAACTTCGCCGCGGGCGGGGTGGCCACCCCTGCCGACGCTGCGCTCATGATGCAGCTTGGGATGGACGGGGTTTTTGTGGGTTCGGGGATTTTCAAGTCGGGCGACCCGCGCAAACGGGCCCGGGCCATCGTGCGGGCGGTGACCCACTACAACAACCCCGAGGTGCTGGCCGAGGTCTCCGAAGACCTGGGCGAGCCCATGGTCGGCATCAACCTGGACTACCTCTCCGAGGAGGAGCGGCTCGCCCGGCGGGGCTGGTAGACCGCGGCGGCCAGGGTCTGCCAGTAGCGCTCGAGGCTGTGCCCCAAAAGCGCCGCCAGCCCCGAACGGTAGGCGGAGACCACCTGCCGCCCCAAAGCTCCCAGGATGGGATTGGGGTGGGTTTCCAGTTCCTCCAGCGCCTTCTCCGAAAGGGCCAGGAAGACCCGGGGGGGGCGGCAGGGGGTGGGTGGGAGGCTGAACCAGTAAGCGGCCTCCTCGGGGGGTACCACCTCGACGCCCTGAGCCCTGAACCAGGAGGCCCCCTCGGGCCGCACGTACACCCGGGCTTTTTCCGTCAGGGCCCGGGTTAGTCCCTGGCGGAAGGGCACCGGCAGGGCCCAGACCTCCCCTAAAGCCCCCTCGGGCAGGGCCTCCCGGTAGGCCTCGGCCCGGAGTTCCAGATACTCCTCCCCGTTCCACCGGTTGAGAACCAGTTCGGCGGCCAGCTCTACTTGCTCGGGCAGGTTTTCCCCGCTATCGCGCCAGCGCACCACCCGCAGGCCGCCCAGGCGGAAGGCGAGGTGCCGGCCCTCGCTCAGGGTGCGCACCCCTTCGGGCCGCCCCCGCAGATAGAAGAGGGGCTTGGGGTTGCCCTCCCCGGTGGGCTCCAGGAGCTCTAAGGCCCGGTACAGCCCTCCTAAGTCTTCCCCCTCCAGCCAGCCGTCGAGCAGAATCTCGGGCACGGGCGCAGGGAACCGGCCCACGTACGCCTGGACCGAGCGGGTGAAGGCGGGAATCTCGGCTTCCTCGATGGCAAAGCCGGCCGCCTGGGCGTGCCCGCCAAAGCGCTTCAGGTGGGCCCTGGCGTGCTGCAGGGCCCCCACCGCGCTGATGCCGGGGGTGGAGCGCACCGAGCCCTTGCCCTGGGCGATGATGAAGACCGGCTTGTGGTGCCGCTCCAAGAGCCGGCTGGCCACGATGCCCATCACCCCGGGGTGGCCCTCAGGGTCGTGGAGGACCAAAGCCGGGAGGGAAGGGTCGAGCTGGGCCTCCAGGCGAGCCAGCATGGCCTCCTCGATGCGCTGGCGTTCGGTGTTGAGGCGGTTCAGGGTCTCGGTTAGCAGGGGAATCCGCGCCGGGTCCTCGCTGGTGAGGAGCTCCAGGGCCAGCTCGGCCTGGCCCAGCCGCGAGGCCGCGTTGAGGCGGGGGGCGATGCGAAAGGCCACCTCGTGGGCGCTGTAGGCGCGGCAGTGCTTCCGGGCCAGCTCCCTGAGCCCCGGATGGGCCGATTCCCTGAGGCGGCGCAGGCCCTCCTGGACCAGGGCCCGGTTGAAGCCCTGCAGAGGGGCCACGTCGGCGATGGTGCCGATGGCGGCCAGGTCGGCGTACTCGAGGGGAGGAGGCAGCCCCAGCAGGTCGTGCACCTGCCACAAAAGCAGAAAGGCCACCCCTGCCCCGGTGGGGTGGGGCTGGCCCTGGAGGGCGGGCGAGAGGGCAGGGTGCACGATGAGGCCGGGGGGCGGGGTGGGGCCTGGGGTGTGGTGGTCGGTGACCACCACCGAGAGGCCGTTCTCGGCCAGCTCTTTTAGCTCGGCGTGGTTGGTGATGCCGCAATCCACCGTGATAAAGAGCTCGCAGGCCTCCAGGTGCTCGGGCACCCGGTCCATCAGGACCCCGTAGCCCTCCTCCAGGCGATGGGGAATGAAGGGGTGGACACAGGCCCCGAGGTTTTCGAGCCCCTTGAGCAGGATGGCCGTACCGGTGAGGCCGTCGGCGTCGTAGTCGCCGTGGACGCGGATGCGCTCGCCCCGCTCCAGGGCCTGAAGGAGTCGCTTGGCGGCGCTTTCCAGGTTTGGGAGGGGCAACGGCGCGAGAGGCGGGAAGAGGTCTGCTTTTCCCCGGAAGCCCCGGTTCCACAGCACCGCGGCGGCCAGAGGGGGGATGGCGAGCTCCTCCACCAGGCGCCGGAGCTCCTCCGAAGGAGGCCAGGGGCGGAACCTCCAGCTCATAGGCGGTCGGGAATGACCGGGGTTTCCTCGGGGTGCTGCCTCTTGAGGGCCTCGAGTTCGGCGCGCACCTGCTTGAGCTCGCGGTGGCGCTGGCGCAAAGCGGCCTGTGCCCCCAGCCAGCCCGAGAGCACATAAAGGCCCATCACCACGAGGCCCAGCCCAAAGGCGGCCAGCACCAGAAAGGCCACGTGCACCGGCCCCCAGGGGCTCCCCAGGAGGAGGTTGGGTTCTAAGGTGTAGAGCCCCCAGGTACCGGCGGCCACCGCCAGCACAACCAGAAAGGCCAGCCCGCTCAGCGCCCTCATGCTAGCAGTCTACCCCAACGCCCGAGGTCGATCCGCCCCTCGTACAGGGCCCTGCCCACCAGGGCCCCCTCCACCCCCAGCCCCCGCAGGGCCTCGAGGTCGGCCTCCGAGGCAATCCCACCCCCCGCGATGAGCTGGCCCGGCCAGGCCGCCCGCACCACCCGCACCGGCCCCTGGTCGAGGCCCCTCAGGGTGCCGTCCCGCCGCACGTCGGTGTAGATCAGGGTGCGCACCCCGGCCGCCCAGAAGCGCCGGCAGGCCTCCGGCACCTGCAGGGGTGTGGCCTCGGTCCAGCCCGAGACCACCACCTCCAGCCCCCTGGCATCCAGGCTGACCACCACCCGCTCGGGGCCCAACGTTTCTAGCATGGCCTCGAGCACCCCAGGCGCCTTCACCGCCACGGTGCCCACCACCACCCGCTGGGCCCCCAGGGCCAGCAGGGCCTGGGCCGCCTCCAGGCTGCGCACCCCGCCCCCCACCTGGAAGGGCACCCCGAGGTTTTGCGCGATGTCTGCGATGACCTTTCGGTTCTCCCCCCGGCCGGTGGCCGCGTCCAGGTCCACCAGGTGCAGCATCGGGGCCCCCTGGGCCTGCCAGTGGAGGGCTGCTTCCACCGGGTCGTTGAAGTAGACCGTCTCGCGGCTGGGGTCGCCCTCGTAGAGCCTTACCACCCGCCCGCCTTGGATGTCCACCGCAGGTATCACCAGCACTTCCGGATTCTACCAATCCCCCGGTCCTCGGCCAGGTGTTAGACTTCTAACGCATGTCCGACCTCCTTTCCTCCCTGAATCCGGCCCAGCAGGAGGCCGTTCGGCACCTCCACGGCCCGGCTTTGGTGGTGGCCGGGGCCGGCTCTGGCAAGACCCGCACGGTGGTGCACCGCATCGCCTACCTTATGCGGGAGCACCGCGTCTACCCCAGCGAGATTCTGGCCGTGACCTTTACCAACAAGGCCGCCGGCGAGATGAAGGAGCGCCTGGTGGCCATGGTGGGCCCCCAGGCCAAGGACCTCTGGGTCTCCACCTTCCACGCGGCAGCGGTGCGCATTCTGCGCGTCTACGGCGAGTACGTGGGCCTCAGGCCGGGTTTCGTCATCTACGACGACGATGACCAGAACACCCTGCTGAAAGAGGTCCTGAAGGAGCTTGGAATAGAGGCCAGGCCGGGGCCTCTCAGGGCCATGCTGGACCGGCTCAAGAACCAGGGCCAGGGCCTGGAGGCCTTCTTGCGCGAGGCCCCCGATTTCATCGGCGGGGTGCCCAAGGCAGAGGCGGCCGAGGTCTACCGCAGGTACCAGGCCGCCCTGCAGGCGCAGAGCGCGGTGGACTTCAACGATCTATTGCTCCTCACCATCCGGCTTTTCGAGACCCACCCCGAGGTGCTGCAAAAGGTGCGGCAGCGGGCCCGGTTCATCCATGTGGACGAGTACCAGGACACCAACCCGGTGCAGTACCGCCTGGTCAGGCTTCTGGCCGGAGAGCGGCCCAACCTGATGGTGGTGGGCGACCCCGACCAGAGCATCTACGGTTTTCGCGCGGCCGACCTGCACAACATCCTTCGCTTCACCCAGGACTACCCGGAGGCCAGGGTGATACGCCTGGAGGAGAACTACCGCTCGAGCGCCAGCATCCTGCGGGTGGCCAACGCGGTGATCGAGAAAAACACCCTCCGGCTGGAAAAGGTCCTTCGTCCTACCAAATCAGGGGGGGAGCCGGTGCGGCTCTACAGGGCCCCCGACGCCCGCGAGGAGGCCGCCTTCGTGGCCCGGGAGGTCAGCAGGCTGGGCAATTATGCCGGTATTGCGGTGCTCTACCGCACCAACGCCCAGTCCCGCCTGCTGGAGGAGCACCTGCGACGGGCAGGGGTGCCGGTGCGGCTGGTGGGGGCGGTGAGCTTCTTTGAGCGGCGGGAAATCAAGGACCTGCTGGCCTACGCCCGGGTGGCGGTCAACCCCGCCGATGCCCTCAACCTGCGCCGGATTGTGAACACTCCCCCCCGGGGCATTGGGGCCAGCACCATAGCCAAGCTGGCCGAGCACGCCCAGGCCAACGGGATAAGCCTTTACGAGGCCTTTCGCGCGGCCTCCTCGGTGCTGAGCCGGCCCCAGGCGGTGGAGGCTTTCCTGGAGCTTTTGGAGGGTTTGCGGGAGGCGGCCTTCGAGAGTGGGCCGGTTGCCTTTTTCGAGCGGGTGCTGGACGAGACCGGTCTTTTGGAGGCTTTGCGCGAGGAGCCGGATGGGGAGGACCGCCTGCAGAACGTGGAGGAGCTTCTGCGGGCAGCGCGCGACTGGGAACGGGAGGAGGGGGGAAGCCTGGCGGACTTCCTGGACGCGGTGGCCCTCACGGCCAAGGCCGAGGAGCCGCAGGGCGAGGCAGCAGGGGAGGCGGTCACCCTGATGACCCTGCACAACGCCAAGGGGCTCGAGTTCCCCGTCGTCTTCCTGGTGGGCCTGGAGGAGAACCTCCTGCCCCACCGCAACAGCCTGAGCCGCCTGGAGGACCTGGAGGAGGAGCGGCGGCTTTTCTACGTGGGCATCACCCGGGCCCAGGAGCGGCTCTACCTCTCCTATGCCGAGGAGCGCGAGGTGTACGGCCGGCGCGAGCCCACCCGCCCAAGCCGCTTTCTGGAGGATATACCCCGGGAGCTGCTTCAGGAGGTGGGCTTCTTCGACGAGCCGAAGATGCCCCGCGCCAGGCCCGAAGCCCGGCCAGCGGAGTTCAGGGGCGGGGAAAAAGTGCGCCACCCCCGCTTTGGCCAGGGCACGGTGGTGGCGGCCATGGGGGGCGAGGTGACGGTGATGTTCCCGGGGGTGGGCCTCAAGCGCCTGGCGGTGAGGTTTGCCGGCCTGGAGCGCCTGGACTAGTAGCCCCGGCCAGTGGCCTTGGTGAGCATCAGCTTGAGCTCGTGGGGGCTGGTGGCCGAGGCCTCGGCGTCCTCCAGGCTGATGAGGCCCTGGGTGTAGAGCTCCACCAGGTGCTGGTCGAAGGTCTGCATGCCGTGCAGGTTGTCCTGCAGCATGGCGTCCTTGATCTGGGGGGTTTTGTGCTCGTCTTTTATGAGCTCGCGCACGAAGGGGGTGGCCAGCAGGATTTCCAGGGCCAGCACCCGCCCCTGTCCGTCGGCCCTGGGGAGGAGCCTTTGCGAGAGGATACCCAGCAGCGACTCTGCTAGAAGGATGCGGATCTGCAGGTGTTCGTGCAGAGGGAAGAAGTCGATGATGCGGTTGATGGTGCGGATGGCGTCCAGGGTGTGCAGGGTGGAGAAGACCAGGTGGCCGGTCTGGGCGGCCATGATGGCGGCCTCCACCGTTTCGCGGTCGCGCATCTCACCGATCAGAATCACATCGGGGTCCTGCCGCATGGCGTACTTGAGCCCAGAGGCGAAGGAGTCGGTATCCACCCCTACTTCCCGCTGCACCACCAGGCTCTTCTTGTGCTTGTGCAGGAACTCGATGGGGTCCTCGATGGTGACGATGTTCTTGGGGTAGTGCAGGTTGATGTGGTCGATGAGGGCGGCCAGGGTGGTGGACTTGCCCGAGCCGGTAGGACCGGTAACCAGGACCAGTCCGCGCTCCTTGGCAGCCAGCCGTTCCATCACCGCCCGGGGCAGGCCCAGGGCCTCGAAGCTGGGGATGTTCTCCGATACTACCCGCATAACCAGGCCCAGGCTGCCCCGCTGGTGCAGCAGGTTGCAGCGGAAGCGGGCCAGGCCCGGGATGGTGTAGGCGAAGTCCATCTCCTTTTTGTACTCGAGCTCCTCGAGCTGGGCCGGGCTGAGCAGGCTGCGCACAATCTGGGCCACATCGCTGGGGGAGAGGGTCTTGGTGGTGAAGGGCTTGAGTTTTCCGTCGATCCGCACCGTGGGCGGTGCGCCGGCCTGGAGATGGATGTCAGAGGCCCGGGCCTCCACCATGCTCCGCAGCATCTCGGTGATGGGGGTGGGGGTTTGGGTGGTGCTCATGGGGCTTCCTCGGCAGGAACAGGCGGCCAGGGCAGTTTATTGTATGATTGCAGCCGGATATTACCGGACCGCCTGCCTAGGCTAGTATAGGGCACGCCGCTAGGCCTCTTGGTCCAAATGCACATCTGGTGTTTGGCGGGGAAGACGGTTACACTCTACCCCGTGGGCAAAAGACGTCGCGAGGAAAAACTCAAGCGTCGGGCGCAACAGCGGGTACCGCTTACGGGGCGGGATATGCTGCGGCTTTTTCCGGGCCTTTTCCTCAGGGCCTTTGTGGTCATCCTGCCCCTTTCGCTCCTGATGAGCTACCTGGGGGCCAGCGGGGTCACCCTCTTCAACAACTTCTGGGTGCAGATGGGGGTTTACCTGGC
Proteins encoded:
- a CDS encoding polysaccharide deacetylase family protein; its protein translation is MELLALLLAAYLAADLLYRWMGVGAIAWGHRGRPQVALTFDDGPGPHTEAILARLREHGVKATFFVLGVQARKYPHLLERLRAEGHQVESHGEVHRPAFWLLPWQEARQIRAVPGRYYRPPHGIHTPWTRLLAGWAGKRVALWDLESRDWTREDPKALAERVVFWCRPGSIILLHDNERFPATLAILDEILPRLKALGYQMVRLDELEARPLSWREGLMRASQGSHERYFIKNRVMRLGLGPFDYLAVSPCAFPGPSQPGLRKGEPSLEVHLDSVRTPAMTQVQLLRQGRRGFTLLAEYLKQHPEIRGVWGISQAATGLRVFGFRLAPVTLWQRLVYGAASTWFLWLYRGEAPKRGVPIAQLGYSPREEFLARWDKSPAEAEGSLSP
- the pdxS gene encoding pyridoxal 5'-phosphate synthase lyase subunit PdxS; this translates as MEKGTLRVKTGFAEMFKGGVIMDVVNAQQAEIAQEAGAVAVMALERVPADIRAQGGVARMSDPKLIKEIMAAVSIPVMAKCRIGHFVEAQILEAIGVDFIDESEVLTPADESFHIDKHAFKVPFVCGATDIGEALRRIAEGAAMIRTKGEAGTGNVVEAVRHARKVLGGIRQIQATPREELMTLAKNLGAPYELVLWVHEHGRLPVVNFAAGGVATPADAALMMQLGMDGVFVGSGIFKSGDPRKRARAIVRAVTHYNNPEVLAEVSEDLGEPMVGINLDYLSEEERLARRGW
- a CDS encoding DHH family phosphoesterase is translated as MSWRFRPWPPSEELRRLVEELAIPPLAAAVLWNRGFRGKADLFPPLAPLPLPNLESAAKRLLQALERGERIRVHGDYDADGLTGTAILLKGLENLGACVHPFIPHRLEEGYGVLMDRVPEHLEACELFITVDCGITNHAELKELAENGLSVVVTDHHTPGPTPPPGLIVHPALSPALQGQPHPTGAGVAFLLLWQVHDLLGLPPPLEYADLAAIGTIADVAPLQGFNRALVQEGLRRLRESAHPGLRELARKHCRAYSAHEVAFRIAPRLNAASRLGQAELALELLTSEDPARIPLLTETLNRLNTERQRIEEAMLARLEAQLDPSLPALVLHDPEGHPGVMGIVASRLLERHHKPVFIIAQGKGSVRSTPGISAVGALQHARAHLKRFGGHAQAAGFAIEEAEIPAFTRSVQAYVGRFPAPVPEILLDGWLEGEDLGGLYRALELLEPTGEGNPKPLFYLRGRPEGVRTLSEGRHLAFRLGGLRVVRWRDSGENLPEQVELAAELVLNRWNGEEYLELRAEAYREALPEGALGEVWALPVPFRQGLTRALTEKARVYVRPEGASWFRAQGVEVVPPEEAAYWFSLPPTPCRPPRVFLALSEKALEELETHPNPILGALGRQVVSAYRSGLAALLGHSLERYWQTLAAAVYQPRRASRSSSER
- a CDS encoding LapA family protein — encoded protein: MRALSGLAFLVVLAVAAGTWGLYTLEPNLLLGSPWGPVHVAFLVLAAFGLGLVVMGLYVLSGWLGAQAALRQRHRELKQVRAELEALKRQHPEETPVIPDRL
- the hisA gene encoding 1-(5-phosphoribosyl)-5-[(5-phosphoribosylamino)methylideneamino]imidazole-4-carboxamide isomerase, which gives rise to MLVIPAVDIQGGRVVRLYEGDPSRETVYFNDPVEAALHWQAQGAPMLHLVDLDAATGRGENRKVIADIAQNLGVPFQVGGGVRSLEAAQALLALGAQRVVVGTVAVKAPGVLEAMLETLGPERVVVSLDARGLEVVVSGWTEATPLQVPEACRRFWAAGVRTLIYTDVRRDGTLRGLDQGPVRVVRAAWPGQLIAGGGIASEADLEALRGLGVEGALVGRALYEGRIDLGRWGRLLA
- a CDS encoding ATP-dependent helicase, with amino-acid sequence MSDLLSSLNPAQQEAVRHLHGPALVVAGAGSGKTRTVVHRIAYLMREHRVYPSEILAVTFTNKAAGEMKERLVAMVGPQAKDLWVSTFHAAAVRILRVYGEYVGLRPGFVIYDDDDQNTLLKEVLKELGIEARPGPLRAMLDRLKNQGQGLEAFLREAPDFIGGVPKAEAAEVYRRYQAALQAQSAVDFNDLLLLTIRLFETHPEVLQKVRQRARFIHVDEYQDTNPVQYRLVRLLAGERPNLMVVGDPDQSIYGFRAADLHNILRFTQDYPEARVIRLEENYRSSASILRVANAVIEKNTLRLEKVLRPTKSGGEPVRLYRAPDAREEAAFVAREVSRLGNYAGIAVLYRTNAQSRLLEEHLRRAGVPVRLVGAVSFFERREIKDLLAYARVAVNPADALNLRRIVNTPPRGIGASTIAKLAEHAQANGISLYEAFRAASSVLSRPQAVEAFLELLEGLREAAFESGPVAFFERVLDETGLLEALREEPDGEDRLQNVEELLRAARDWEREEGGSLADFLDAVALTAKAEEPQGEAAGEAVTLMTLHNAKGLEFPVVFLVGLEENLLPHRNSLSRLEDLEEERRLFYVGITRAQERLYLSYAEEREVYGRREPTRPSRFLEDIPRELLQEVGFFDEPKMPRARPEARPAEFRGGEKVRHPRFGQGTVVAAMGGEVTVMFPGVGLKRLAVRFAGLERLD
- a CDS encoding type IV pilus twitching motility protein PilT, with protein sequence MSTTQTPTPITEMLRSMVEARASDIHLQAGAPPTVRIDGKLKPFTTKTLSPSDVAQIVRSLLSPAQLEELEYKKEMDFAYTIPGLARFRCNLLHQRGSLGLVMRVVSENIPSFEALGLPRAVMERLAAKERGLVLVTGPTGSGKSTTLAALIDHINLHYPKNIVTIEDPIEFLHKHKKSLVVQREVGVDTDSFASGLKYAMRQDPDVILIGEMRDRETVEAAIMAAQTGHLVFSTLHTLDAIRTINRIIDFFPLHEHLQIRILLAESLLGILSQRLLPRADGQGRVLALEILLATPFVRELIKDEHKTPQIKDAMLQDNLHGMQTFDQHLVELYTQGLISLEDAEASATSPHELKLMLTKATGRGY